The Pyrococcus horikoshii OT3 genome includes a window with the following:
- a CDS encoding zinc metalloprotease HtpX, whose amino-acid sequence MGLGLWIRTGILMTLLTVVLVGIGYLLGGTGGMIIAFTLALFMNLISYWFSDSIVLNWYNARIVSEEEAPELHYIVEKLARQAGIPKPRVAIVPTMVPNAFATGRSPRNAVVAVTEGLLQLLNKDELEGVIAHEISHIKNRDTLIQTIAAVLAGAIMILVDFARWSLWFGAYDDERDSGSVIGLILAIILAPLAATLIQLAISRSREYLADETGARISGKPHALASALMKIEEAVRYRPLRRGNPATAHMFIINPFRGIDFAELFSTHPPTEKRIERLRKIALEMGIIF is encoded by the coding sequence ATGGGTTTAGGTCTTTGGATAAGAACTGGAATTTTAATGACCCTTCTAACTGTAGTATTAGTGGGGATAGGTTATCTTCTAGGCGGAACTGGCGGGATGATAATAGCTTTCACGCTGGCCCTTTTCATGAACCTCATAAGCTATTGGTTCAGCGACTCTATTGTTCTTAATTGGTATAACGCGAGGATAGTTAGCGAGGAGGAAGCCCCCGAGCTCCATTATATCGTAGAAAAGCTTGCTAGACAAGCCGGAATTCCAAAGCCAAGGGTTGCCATAGTCCCAACTATGGTCCCAAATGCATTTGCAACTGGGAGGAGCCCAAGAAATGCCGTAGTTGCCGTAACTGAGGGTTTACTACAGCTACTAAATAAAGATGAGCTTGAGGGAGTTATAGCCCATGAGATAAGTCATATAAAGAATAGAGACACACTAATTCAGACTATAGCAGCAGTCTTGGCTGGGGCCATTATGATACTCGTTGATTTTGCTAGGTGGTCACTTTGGTTTGGAGCCTATGATGACGAGAGAGATTCGGGAAGCGTAATAGGATTAATTCTCGCTATAATCTTAGCTCCACTTGCTGCAACCTTAATCCAGCTAGCTATAAGCAGATCAAGGGAGTACCTAGCCGATGAAACTGGGGCTAGGATAAGCGGGAAGCCTCACGCCCTTGCTAGTGCCCTCATGAAAATAGAGGAGGCCGTGAGGTACAGACCCCTTAGGAGGGGTAACCCAGCAACGGCCCACATGTTCATAATTAACCCATTTAGGGGAATAGACTTTGCGGAGTTATTCTCCACCCATCCACCAACCGAGAAGAGGATAGAGAGGCTTAGGAAGATCGCCCTTGAGATGGGTATAATCTTCTAG
- a CDS encoding adenylate kinase family protein, giving the protein MLIAITGTPGVGKTTVAKLLAKKLNYEYVSLKDFALEKGCGRRVNDEVEVEIDELAYFIERELKGKNAVLDGHLSHLMPVDLVVVLRAHPKLIGERLRERGYDREKIGENVEAELVDAVLIEAIEEHENVIEVDTTNKSPEDVVEEIVSLINSGIKKRVGIVDWSEVYDEIIPYLRLGGE; this is encoded by the coding sequence ATGCTCATAGCTATAACCGGCACTCCTGGCGTTGGAAAGACTACCGTGGCCAAGCTTCTAGCCAAGAAGCTTAACTATGAGTACGTGAGCCTTAAAGACTTCGCCCTTGAGAAGGGTTGCGGGAGGAGGGTAAACGATGAAGTTGAGGTTGAGATCGATGAGCTAGCTTACTTTATCGAGAGGGAACTTAAGGGGAAGAATGCAGTTTTAGATGGACATCTAAGCCATTTAATGCCGGTTGACCTTGTCGTAGTCCTCAGAGCCCATCCAAAACTAATAGGAGAAAGGCTCAGAGAGAGGGGTTATGACAGAGAGAAGATAGGGGAAAATGTTGAAGCTGAACTCGTAGATGCTGTACTTATAGAAGCCATCGAGGAACACGAAAATGTTATAGAGGTTGATACTACTAATAAATCTCCGGAAGATGTTGTTGAGGAGATAGTAAGCCTAATCAATTCAGGCATTAAAAAGAGGGTAGGTATAGTGGATTGGAGTGAGGTGTATGACGAGATAATACCCTATCTAAGGCTTGGAGGTGAGTAA
- a CDS encoding diphthine--ammonia ligase: MVGLADVAVLYSGGKDSNYALYWALKSGLRVRYLVSMVSENEESYMYHTPNVELTSLQARALGIPIIKGFTKGEKEKEVEDLKNVLEGLKVDGIVAGALASRYQKERIENVARELGLKVYTPAWEKDPYQYMLEIIKLGFKVVFVAVSAYGLNESWLGRELNYKNLEELKKLSEKYGIHIAGEGGEFETFVLDMPFFKAKIVIDDAEKFWDGLSGKFIIKRAHLEWK; this comes from the coding sequence GTGGTGGGCTTAGCTGATGTTGCGGTACTCTATTCTGGAGGAAAAGATTCCAATTATGCACTTTATTGGGCCTTGAAAAGTGGGCTCAGGGTGAGATATTTAGTTTCTATGGTAAGTGAAAATGAAGAGAGCTACATGTACCATACGCCAAATGTAGAGCTTACTTCCCTTCAAGCTAGGGCCCTTGGAATTCCAATAATTAAGGGATTCACGAAAGGAGAGAAAGAGAAAGAAGTTGAGGATTTAAAAAATGTTTTAGAGGGGTTAAAGGTAGACGGAATTGTTGCTGGAGCATTAGCAAGTAGATATCAGAAAGAAAGGATAGAAAATGTAGCCAGAGAGCTCGGCCTAAAGGTTTACACTCCGGCCTGGGAAAAGGATCCGTACCAATATATGTTAGAGATAATAAAGCTTGGGTTCAAGGTAGTATTCGTTGCTGTTTCCGCTTACGGTTTAAATGAAAGCTGGCTCGGGAGGGAGCTTAACTATAAAAACCTAGAGGAGTTGAAAAAGCTCAGCGAAAAGTATGGAATTCACATCGCTGGGGAAGGAGGAGAATTCGAAACCTTTGTCCTTGACATGCCGTTTTTCAAAGCTAAGATCGTCATAGATGATGCAGAGAAATTCTGGGATGGTCTCTCGGGAAAATTTATAATCAAGAGAGCTCACTTAGAGTGGAAATGA
- a CDS encoding C2H2-type zinc finger protein translates to MVRLKAIIVRDRDGEEFLRCPRCGMVFKRRKDYIRHVNKAHGWLFGRGKPKGKRLKKKYAKLLSK, encoded by the coding sequence ATGGTGAGGCTCAAGGCGATCATAGTAAGGGATAGGGATGGCGAGGAGTTCTTAAGGTGCCCGAGGTGTGGGATGGTCTTCAAGAGGAGGAAGGATTACATAAGGCACGTTAACAAGGCTCATGGATGGCTCTTTGGAAGGGGAAAGCCGAAGGGGAAGAGGTTAAAGAAGAAGTATGCAAAGCTCCTTTCTAAGTGA
- the rlmD gene encoding 23S rRNA (uracil(1939)-C(5))-methyltransferase RlmD, translating to MRGKITKINENGLGVLGNILVPFAYPGDEVEVTETRERFGKIIARDFKLMTPSPLRIPGKCSHFGKCGGCLWQGLRYREQLKLKEEIFKRITGIEAEIKGSPRIWYFRNISNFIITVNGIGFKEFGMPKTVVNIRECPIFSERTPKYLKALKDFLRESNLKPWNWREGDVHYLQVREGKFTGEVMVNIIAHVPLNYREALMEAFNFADSIYWSLKADKKDDPRGFPTLVLGNEVIREKVEGITYLIHPSVFFQTNSYALPLLLKSVEKFCEGSKVLDLYSGIGTLSLYLAKRGFEVTGVEVNGTSVEMAKRSAEINSINATFIQGKAEDAELEGYETLIVDPPRKGLKEFSRRIVKKGPNTLIYVSCNPLRFILDYRNYLSEAYKVDDALLIDMFPHTPHIEAVIKLVRR from the coding sequence ATGAGGGGGAAGATAACCAAGATCAACGAAAATGGCCTTGGAGTCCTAGGAAATATCCTAGTACCGTTTGCATACCCTGGGGATGAAGTTGAAGTAACTGAAACGAGGGAAAGATTCGGAAAGATTATAGCAAGAGACTTTAAGCTAATGACTCCTTCTCCCCTGAGGATCCCTGGTAAATGTAGCCATTTCGGTAAGTGTGGTGGGTGTTTGTGGCAGGGATTAAGGTATAGAGAGCAACTCAAGTTAAAGGAGGAAATTTTCAAGAGGATAACTGGAATTGAGGCCGAAATAAAAGGCTCTCCCAGGATATGGTATTTTAGGAACATCAGCAATTTCATAATAACCGTGAACGGGATAGGATTCAAAGAGTTCGGAATGCCAAAAACAGTAGTTAACATTAGGGAATGTCCAATTTTTTCCGAGAGAACTCCAAAGTATCTAAAAGCTTTGAAAGATTTCTTGAGAGAATCTAACCTAAAACCATGGAACTGGAGGGAAGGAGACGTTCACTACCTCCAGGTTAGAGAGGGAAAGTTTACTGGCGAGGTTATGGTAAATATAATAGCCCACGTTCCCCTTAACTATAGGGAAGCTCTTATGGAGGCTTTTAACTTCGCGGATTCAATATATTGGAGCTTAAAAGCTGATAAGAAGGATGATCCACGAGGCTTCCCAACCTTAGTTTTGGGTAACGAGGTGATAAGGGAGAAAGTTGAGGGAATAACTTACCTTATCCACCCTTCCGTTTTCTTCCAAACGAATAGCTATGCTCTACCCCTTCTACTGAAGAGCGTGGAGAAGTTTTGTGAAGGTTCAAAAGTTCTCGATCTTTACTCGGGAATAGGCACCCTCTCACTTTACCTTGCGAAGAGAGGATTCGAAGTTACAGGGGTTGAGGTAAATGGAACCTCAGTAGAGATGGCAAAAAGGAGTGCTGAAATAAATTCGATAAATGCAACTTTCATTCAAGGAAAAGCTGAAGATGCTGAGCTAGAAGGTTACGAAACCCTAATAGTCGACCCACCCAGGAAAGGATTAAAAGAGTTCTCCAGGAGGATCGTGAAGAAAGGCCCCAACACTCTTATATATGTTTCTTGCAATCCGCTAAGGTTCATCCTTGATTATAGGAACTACCTCTCAGAGGCTTACAAGGTGGATGACGCTCTATTAATAGACATGTTTCCCCACACTCCCCATATTGAAGCTGTAATTAAGCTCGTTAGAAGGTGA